From the Bacteroidota bacterium genome, the window GCATTTGCATCGAACCCTGATCAGCCTTGCGCTGTGCCTCCTGCAGTTTTACTTTAAGGTCGTTAATTAGCTTTTCACGCTCTTTTAATTTTAAGAAAGATTCCTCATGTGCTTGCTTAATAACTGAACGAGCCTCCTCCAATCTTTTTGTGAATTCCTTCTCCTTCTTTAATGTGATTTCAGTTTCCTTTTCTTCAATTTCTCTCTTTAATACTTCAAGCTGAGCTTTGGTAGAATTAAGTTCTTTAAGCTTGGCAGACTTATTTTTAAGTTCTTGTTCGAGCTCTTGAAGCTGAGCAGATTTTTCCTCATCTATCTCTTTACGTAATGCTCTCTTCAATATTTCTTCCCTTTTAGACACCTGCGTTTTTACTTCCTTGCTCACAACTTCATCCATACCTTCTTTTCTCTTTTCAAGATCAGCTTGAAGTAATTGAAGTTTCTTTTGATCTTTCTTCAATTCTTGCTCCTTTTTGGAAAGTTCAGATTCCAGATCCTGTCGAATACTCTGTTCAAATTGACTTATCAGTAAATCGTCTACGTCAATTTGAGTTCCGCAATTTGTACAATTCATTTTTACATTTGTTTTCATTAGTCCTTTAGTTTTTTAGTTAAACAATAAGCCTGGACCAGTTGCGGGATCCAGAACAATTAATTGGTTCGTTAAAAAATTTGCTGTTACTCATTTCCTGTGCATAGAAATGAGCGGTACAAGGGGGACATTTTAAAATGGCTGTACTAAGACCATTTTTCGTTATTAAACGCAGATTGTTGATAAAATGTTACATATAAGTATTATTTTAATGAAAATATTATCTAAATTAGCGTTATAATATTGATATACAGAATGTTAAAATTAGAGACCAAGGCGAAAAAAAAAGAAAACCTGAGGTATTTAGAACTTCTTGGTAAGAGGATCAGGGACTTAAGAAAAGAAAGGAATATGACGCAAAAAGAAATGGCTTTACGCCTTGGTACTAATTATATCCAGATAGGAAGGATTGAACGCGGACAGGCTAATTCTACGATTATTATGCTTAAAAAGGTAGGCGATATATTAGAGGTGGAGATCAGTGAACTGATTAAAATATAATTTACTTTTTTTCTTTCTATTTATACGAGAAAGATTTAAAACCAAAGAAATGAAAGACCTGAACGAAATAGAAAATAAGTCCAATGAGGTAGTGATAGCTCACATTGAAAAAGATCAAAGCTGTATTAGAAGGAGAAATCTCATGGCACAGCAAATTACAAGCAATTTCAGATTTATCTCGGACTGGGATCTATCGCTCCAACCAAGTAATAAATAAAGGAGTTACTCTTCGTGATCTTCAATAACCTTTTGCAGTAGAGGCTTTACTTCCGCTATATCTTTCATCAATCCATCAATTACATTGTTATCCAGGTTTTGAATATTCACACTAAGGTTTTCAATAGCTTTAGTCAATGCTAAAATACCATCAAGTAAGATTTTGTTGTTGTCCATTTTATTAAGATTAAATCATTATTTTTCCGAAAGTAACAATTTGTCAAGCACGCTTTTCAGGTGTTCCACTTCCTTCTTTAAGCCTTCAATGATATCTTCATATAGCTTCTTTTCACTTTGAGAAATCTGATTATGTATCACAAGACCATTTCCGGTCTGATTATGCATCACATTAAAAACCATATGCTCATTGAAAGCGATAATATCTTCCGGTCGAATTCCAAGAATTTTTGCTATTTGCTCAAGTCGAGTATAAGGCACGTCCGTTTCGCCGGTTTCAATTTTGCTATATGCACCTTGAGTAAGTCCCAACTCATCAGCCATGTGTTCTTGCGTGAAATTCTTTAATTCTCTAAGCTTTTTAATTTTTTGACCCAGTACCATATCCGTTTTTTATTTAAGGGCTAAAATACAATTTTTCGGTTTGAAATAAATTATTCTCAACTATTATAAATTATACCCCAGATATAAGTTCCATAGGGCATTTGTAATTGACTTTTGACAAAAACAAAAAACTATGAAAACTATCTTGACTTCAGTACTGGCAATGTGTTTAGCAGTTCATGCAATTGCCCAAATTTCAACTAATAATCTGGCGGCTTATTATCCGTTTTCTGGTAATTCAAATGATGCAACCGGTAACGGACATAACGGAACAAACAATGGTGCAAATCTGGTCCAAGATCGTTTTGGGAATGCAAATTCAGCTTATCATTTTGACGGAATAAGCGCATATATAGAGGTTCCACATAATCCGTCAATAAATTTTACAGATTCTCTTTCTATATCGCTTTGGTTTGAAATGGATGTAGCTACAGCAGGAAGCACAAGATTATTGGACAAAGGCATTGGGAATACAAATTCCGGTTATCTTCTTACAGCTCATACAACTGGATATAGCTTCATTGGTGGAAGTATTGGAACTTTGCCGGGACAAGGAGCTTCGCATAAAACATTGCAATTAAACCAGTGGTATCATGTGGTAATGATTTTTAAAAACAATAATGTTGCTCTTTATTTAAACGGGCAATTTGATACTTCGTTTGTGGGGACTTCGCCAATACAAGCAAATACGAATAACTTGAGGATAGCAGCATCCAATCCGCTCAGTACATTTTTCCAAGGTACAATAGATGATATAAGAATTTATAATTCTGCATTGAGCTACGGAAATGTTCTTGCGTTGTACAATGAAGCATTATGTTTCCAGAACATCACAGTAACCGATACACTTTACATAAACGCAAATTTTACCGGCTTTAATCCCATCTCTTACTCTAATACTATCAAGATATATCCTAATCCGGCCAGCACGGATTTGATTATAGATTATGGCGCAAGTTTCAGCTACTTTGCCGGCTATACTTTGAAGATTGAAAATTCGCTTAGCCAAATTGTTTATCAAACTGGAGTTACACAACAAAATCAAACCGTGAATCTTTCTTCATGGACAGGTAATGGACTTTACTTTGTTCACCTGATTGATGCCAGTGGAAATACAATTGAAATTAGGAAAATTGTTTTGCAGTGAAATGGAAGTGTTGAATCCATATTTGGAATTGATTCGGAGGCAAATTGAATTTTTCCTGCAGAAGAAGTTTCAGTATTTTACCAATATAAGTTTTCCTGAACTGAGTAATTTTTCTGGTTGGGATAATATGATGTTTTCTGGCTTGGGCGCATTCATAGGGTCGATAATAGCGATCTATATTTTCAAGTCACAATTTAAAAAATAATATATCTGCAAAAATAAATCGATTATCTGACATTGTTTTTCCTAATGGTTATACTATCATGCCAATTCCAAAAAGCGTGGTCCTTCTTTCTCTATTTCTGATATTGAAATTACTATTCTAACACTTGGTGTCCAACCCAAGTCTAATAACCGATCATTTATTATTTCCGATTCAGCAAGTTCTGGATCTCCGATAAACGGAGAAGATTGCTCACCAAAAATTTCATCAAAGGAACTATCCATATCTATATCAGTACTTGAATAGGAGCGATGTCCAAGGTTTAGAGCGTCTGGCATAAGCACTTTTTGGCAACAAGGTAATACCCTCCAAGGTATACTAAAAGGAACTGCAACCATAAAGGGAATTTTAGAAACATTGTTCTTTATGCAATACTTTTTTACATAACTAATTCCTGCAATTGAACAGCCCAATTGCTCTTGGTTATAGACTCCAAAGCAATCCTTGCCTGAATGCTTAAAGCCAGCAACCCCATTATAAAACAAATAGTAAGCTTGGCAGCCTGCTGTTTTTGAAAATCTTTGTAATAAATCCCACTGCATTCCTCCATATTTATTGTTACTATGCGCAACATCATTGTATTTCCCATTTCGCTTTAAAACTTTCGCCTGGAACATAAATCTTAAATAAGAATCATGATCAACTTCAATATAAATTTCCAAATCCGCACCTCGCCGCTTCTCATCAATAGCTCTTTGGGCAAATATTCTTCTGTCTCTTGTTGACTTCACATATCTCTGTATGGAACTTACAATTGTGTTTTTGGTAATTCCATCTTCACTGAGCTCATTTCCATTTGCGTTGTTCTCGGAAACACCTCTCCATATACTAACTGATAATTCCTGGAACAATTCACATATCTGTTTCATTATTAATTAGATTTGTCTGGACAAATATATTATTTCAAAAAATGCCAACTTGTAAATTATGCCTTCAAGAGGCTGAGTTAAAAAGATCACATATTATCCCAGAATTTATGTACTCAGGGATTTATGATCAAGACCCAAAAAGATTTTATGAAATCAAAATTGAGGACGAAGCAGCAAAAAGTTTAATTCAACAGAAAGGTCAGCGCGAGTATTTACTCTGTGGAATATGTGAATCAAAACTTAGTAAGTATGAAAAATATGCAGACGAAAATCTATATGGAAAAAACAATAATGGAAAAGCTGTTCTTGTAAATCAGTCAATGACGCACGATGGACAGAGTTTTTCTTTATAAATTCGTGGGTTTTGACTATCATTCTATGAAGCTATTTTTAGATTCGTTGCTTTGGCGACTTATGGTTTCTCAAACGATTGCTACTCCAGATTATGGCGATGAGATAAAGGAAAAATTAAGAATTTCTCTTAATAGCGAAACTCCGCTTAATGAAGATGAATTTCCATGCATTATACAATCGATAATGACTTCTCCAGGTGAAATATTAAAAGGCTTCATCCTTTCCCCATGTGAGAAGAAACATGAAAAGAGAATTATCCTTAGTGTTTTAATTGATGGCTATGAATACAATTTTTACGTTTCAAAAGAATTACCCAATGACCCGATAAAATCTTTCTTACAAAAAAGCGGCAAACTTAATGTGATTGGAAGATTAATTTATGACATGCCAGATCTTATCGAGA encodes:
- a CDS encoding helix-turn-helix transcriptional regulator, which translates into the protein MLKLETKAKKKENLRYLELLGKRIRDLRKERNMTQKEMALRLGTNYIQIGRIERGQANSTIIMLKKVGDILEVEISELIKI
- a CDS encoding helix-turn-helix transcriptional regulator yields the protein MVLGQKIKKLRELKNFTQEHMADELGLTQGAYSKIETGETDVPYTRLEQIAKILGIRPEDIIAFNEHMVFNVMHNQTGNGLVIHNQISQSEKKLYEDIIEGLKKEVEHLKSVLDKLLLSEK
- a CDS encoding T9SS type A sorting domain-containing protein; protein product: MKTILTSVLAMCLAVHAIAQISTNNLAAYYPFSGNSNDATGNGHNGTNNGANLVQDRFGNANSAYHFDGISAYIEVPHNPSINFTDSLSISLWFEMDVATAGSTRLLDKGIGNTNSGYLLTAHTTGYSFIGGSIGTLPGQGASHKTLQLNQWYHVVMIFKNNNVALYLNGQFDTSFVGTSPIQANTNNLRIAASNPLSTFFQGTIDDIRIYNSALSYGNVLALYNEALCFQNITVTDTLYINANFTGFNPISYSNTIKIYPNPASTDLIIDYGASFSYFAGYTLKIENSLSQIVYQTGVTQQNQTVNLSSWTGNGLYFVHLIDASGNTIEIRKIVLQ